The DNA window CGAAGCGGCACGCGTCGATGGCGCGTCGATGTTCCGGATCTTCTGGTCGATCGCGTTGCCCGCGGCACGGCCGGGGGCAGCGACGCTAGCCCTGTTCACCTTCATAGGTTCGTGGAACAGCTTCTTCTGGCCGTCGGTGGTGATGCGGTCGCAGTTGACGATGCCGCTTGTGGTGCCTCAGCTTCGCGGAGCCTTCACCTCCGACACCGGGCTCGTGATGGCGGGCGTTTTCCTCGTCGCTGTGCCCCTTCTCCTCGTCCTGGTCGTTGCAGGAAAGCAACTCGTTGCCGGCGTTATGGAGGGTGCAGTCAAGGGCTGAGCGGCTCGTGCCTCAAACGGCCAGTCGGTGGCGGGCGTCGATGATGAGGTCATCGAGTCGATCCCTGGTTGCGAGGAGCTCGCGGGCGCGCCGGTCGATGTCTTCGCGCTGCTGGCGGAGTCGCTCGATCATGGCTGGCGTGGTCGTGCCCGAGTAAATGCATGGCAGGAGCTCGACGATGACGGCGCTGGTGAGGCCTGCTGCCATGAGTTCCTGGATCAGGATGACCCGATCGACGGCGTCGTCGCTGTATTCGCGGTGCCCTCCCGAGGTGCGGGATGACAGGAGTATGCCCTGCGTTTCGTAGTAGCGCAGTGACCTGACGCTGACCCCGCTGTTCGCTGCGAGTTCTCCAATGCGCATGCTTGTGACCTTCCTCGGCTTGAACCTGACACTGATGTCAGGTTTTATCCTGAGCCTATGAATATATCTGATGCAGTGGCACTGGTGACCGGGGCGAACAGGGGCCTGGGGCGTGAGTTCGTCACTCAGCTCGTGGCCGGGGGAGCGAGGAAGGTTTATGCGACGACCCGGCGTCCGGAGGAGCTCGGTGTGCTGGAGGGATTGGGGGCACCCGGTCAGGTCACAGCTCTGCTGGTGGACATCACTGATTCCTCGACCATCGAGGCTGCTGCCGCTGCGGCCGCAGACGTCAACCTGCTGATCAACAACGCCGGTATTGCCACAGCGACAGACCTGCTCACGGGGGAGCTC is part of the Mycetocola zhujimingii genome and encodes:
- a CDS encoding MerR family transcriptional regulator → MRIGELAANSGVSVRSLRYYETQGILLSSRTSGGHREYSDDAVDRVILIQELMAAGLTSAVIVELLPCIYSGTTTPAMIERLRQQREDIDRRARELLATRDRLDDLIIDARHRLAV